In Insulibacter thermoxylanivorax, the following are encoded in one genomic region:
- a CDS encoding glycosyltransferase family 4 protein: MANRTRAKQVLIIAYLFPPIGGGGVQRAVKMARYLGEFGWQVHVLTVEPQYHATLDESLLDEIPDDVIIHRCREDQGMVHKIRQMLLGTSSNPAEEGSDAGIAGAGGTGGTAGTSEARGAAGTSEARGAAGTSEARGAAGTGEAGIAKAADAADDAGEAGTAKSADAADGAGTAETAIVERKTDAAAEAEGTAAPSWKQRLAKWLKRTKDAVLIPDDQILWYPAARKKGLEIIRQYGIDAIFSTSGPYTNHLVARYLKRKTGLPWIADFRDPWTQNMHRSGIRWREWLEERMERSVHHEANMTLTVTHSFAKNFNEKFGAAITRLEVIHNGYDPADYEALRDVKKEPQDEDRCVFMYAGIFYQERNPRLLLRAVRELIDEGALDRERIVLRFAGVFDYPGYSDNIDAVHELGLTDIVEILGNLPHKQALKKMKQSDILLLVGDTAPESGAYIPGKLYEYLAIGHPILALSMPGESTKLIEKYGLGETADPLSLEEIKRAVKKLYEDWKSGTAQKEQQAQEKSMLKYQRREQARRLAELLNEITGSRR; the protein is encoded by the coding sequence ATGGCGAACAGAACACGAGCCAAGCAGGTTCTCATAATCGCATACCTATTCCCCCCGATCGGGGGAGGCGGCGTGCAACGAGCGGTTAAGATGGCGCGCTATCTGGGGGAATTCGGCTGGCAGGTTCATGTATTGACGGTGGAACCGCAATATCACGCCACGCTGGACGAGTCCTTGCTCGATGAGATTCCCGATGATGTGATCATCCACCGCTGCCGTGAAGATCAGGGTATGGTGCATAAGATCCGGCAGATGCTGCTTGGGACAAGCAGTAACCCTGCTGAGGAGGGCAGTGATGCGGGAATCGCTGGGGCTGGAGGAACTGGCGGGACAGCGGGAACTTCGGAGGCTCGAGGAGCAGCAGGGACTTCGGAGGCCCGAGGAGCAGCGGGAACTTCGGAGGCTCGAGGAGCAGCAGGGACTGGAGAAGCGGGAATTGCGAAGGCAGCAGACGCTGCTGATGATGCAGGAGAGGCAGGAACTGCGAAGTCCGCAGATGCCGCTGACGGTGCAGGGACTGCGGAAACGGCGATTGTTGAGCGGAAGACAGACGCTGCGGCGGAAGCAGAGGGAACCGCAGCCCCTTCGTGGAAGCAGCGGCTTGCGAAATGGTTGAAGCGAACGAAGGATGCGGTGCTTATACCGGATGATCAGATCCTGTGGTATCCAGCGGCGAGGAAGAAGGGGCTGGAGATCATCCGCCAATACGGGATCGATGCGATCTTCTCGACATCGGGGCCGTACACGAACCATCTCGTGGCCCGCTATCTGAAGCGGAAGACGGGATTGCCCTGGATCGCGGATTTCCGGGATCCGTGGACGCAGAATATGCACCGCTCCGGCATTCGCTGGCGGGAATGGCTGGAGGAGCGGATGGAGCGCTCCGTTCACCATGAGGCGAATATGACCTTGACGGTAACCCATTCCTTCGCGAAGAATTTCAATGAGAAGTTCGGCGCCGCGATCACCCGTTTGGAAGTGATCCACAACGGCTATGATCCGGCGGACTATGAGGCGCTTAGAGATGTGAAGAAGGAGCCGCAGGATGAGGACCGCTGCGTCTTCATGTACGCGGGCATCTTCTATCAGGAACGCAATCCGCGGCTTCTGTTGAGAGCCGTGAGGGAGCTCATCGATGAAGGCGCACTTGACCGAGAGCGCATCGTGCTGCGTTTCGCCGGCGTGTTCGATTACCCGGGATACAGCGATAATATCGATGCCGTGCATGAACTCGGGTTGACCGATATCGTTGAGATCCTCGGCAATCTGCCGCATAAGCAGGCGCTTAAGAAGATGAAGCAGTCGGACATCCTGCTGCTCGTTGGCGACACGGCGCCGGAATCGGGCGCCTATATACCAGGCAAGCTGTACGAATACCTGGCCATCGGTCACCCGATCTTGGCGCTCTCCATGCCCGGCGAATCGACGAAGCTGATCGAGAAGTACGGCCTCGGGGAGACAGCGGATCCGCTGTCGCTTGAGGAGATCAAGCGGGCGGTGAAGAAACTCTACGAGGACTGGAAGAGCGGAACGGCTCAGAAGGAGCAGCAGGCACAGGAGAAGTCGATGCTGAAATACCAGCGAAGAGAACAAGCCCGCAGGTTAGCTGAATTATTAAATGAAATAACCGGAAGCCGCAGATAG
- a CDS encoding phenylacetate--CoA ligase family protein, which yields MDLNAIFIRSVVYPMMSLVKGNRIMNYLQELKTTESLTPAEVTELQKQKLMKLLTHSIQTVPAYQKYSRLLQTADPDPFQLLKQIHVCTKAEVRKNGDDYISTAADRSKLIPNKTGGSTGEPTQFYMDRFTVEHYEAARWRALAWWGIKPGDRHVAILGNPSEYSTQHLRREKLLKNRTILPGYDLRREQTEEYVRILHKVKPVYLYGYASAIYLLAKYIEEQQLSSDIRLNCIVTTAETLYPFQREQIERVFKTRVINEYGAKDGGIIAYECKQGHLHITAENAYLEIVDPVTREPLEIGQLGELLVTDLNNFSMPRLRYELGDMAALSEEPCTCGNPLPILKHLEGRVDDMLLRRDGNAVPGHYFAHIAGNIQGFEKYQIVQKSLDHCVLKIIKNDRFNLQEVDFIANAIKEKLGDITVDIQYVDEIPPTKSGKQRLVIREKF from the coding sequence ATGGATCTGAACGCGATTTTTATCAGAAGTGTCGTATACCCGATGATGTCCCTCGTCAAGGGCAACCGCATCATGAACTATCTCCAAGAGCTGAAGACAACGGAAAGCCTGACCCCTGCCGAGGTTACAGAACTTCAGAAGCAGAAGTTGATGAAGCTGCTCACCCACAGCATCCAGACGGTGCCGGCATACCAGAAGTACAGCAGACTGCTCCAAACCGCGGACCCCGATCCCTTCCAGCTTCTGAAGCAGATCCATGTCTGCACCAAGGCGGAAGTACGGAAGAACGGAGACGACTACATCTCCACCGCGGCCGACCGCAGCAAGCTCATTCCGAACAAGACGGGCGGCTCCACCGGCGAGCCCACGCAGTTCTATATGGATCGGTTCACCGTAGAACACTATGAAGCAGCCCGCTGGCGGGCTCTAGCGTGGTGGGGGATCAAGCCGGGGGATCGGCACGTGGCCATCCTCGGCAACCCTTCGGAGTACAGCACGCAGCATCTGCGCAGGGAGAAACTCCTCAAAAACCGCACCATCCTGCCCGGATATGACCTGAGAAGAGAGCAGACAGAGGAATACGTACGGATCCTGCACAAGGTGAAACCTGTATACCTGTACGGTTATGCTTCGGCGATCTATTTATTAGCCAAATATATCGAGGAACAGCAGCTGTCCAGCGACATCCGTCTCAACTGCATCGTGACAACGGCAGAGACCTTGTATCCGTTCCAGCGCGAACAGATCGAGCGGGTCTTCAAGACACGGGTGATCAATGAGTACGGCGCCAAGGACGGCGGCATCATCGCCTATGAATGTAAACAGGGACATCTACACATCACCGCGGAGAACGCCTATCTCGAGATCGTCGATCCGGTAACGCGGGAGCCCTTGGAGATTGGACAGCTGGGTGAACTGCTCGTCACTGACTTGAACAACTTCAGCATGCCTCGGCTGCGCTATGAGCTGGGGGATATGGCCGCGCTCTCCGAAGAGCCCTGTACATGCGGCAACCCGCTGCCGATCCTGAAGCACCTTGAAGGCCGCGTCGACGATATGCTGCTTAGACGGGACGGCAATGCAGTCCCCGGCCATTACTTCGCGCACATCGCAGGCAATATCCAAGGGTTCGAAAAATATCAGATCGTCCAGAAATCCCTGGATCACTGCGTGCTGAAGATCATCAAGAACGACCGTTTCAATCTGCAAGAAGTTGACTTCATCGCGAACGCGATCAAAGAGAAGCTGGGCGACATCACCGTTGATATTCAGTACGTTGACGAGATCCCGCCGACCAAATCCGGCAAACAGCGCCTCGTCATCCGTGAGAAGTTCTAA